A region from the Canis aureus isolate CA01 chromosome 8, VMU_Caureus_v.1.0, whole genome shotgun sequence genome encodes:
- the EPHX4 gene encoding epoxide hydrolase 4 isoform X2, with product MARLRDRLLRLALAIRSLLFWSLVYCYCGLCASIHLLKLLWSIGKGPAQTFRRAAREHPPACLNDPSLGTHCYVRIKDSGLRFHYVAAGERGKPLMLLLHGFPEFWYSWRHQLREFKSEYRVVALDLRGYGETDAPIHRENYKLDCLITDIKDILDSLGYSKCVLIGHDWGGMIAWLIAICYPEMVMKLIVINFPHPNVFTEYILRHPAQLFKSSHYYFFQIPWFPEFMFSINDFKALKHLFTSQRTGIGRKGCRLTTEDLEAYIYVFSQPGALSGPINHYRNIFSGKEEILRSNLYHIR from the exons aTGGCGAGGCTGCGGGACCGCCTGCTCCGCCTGGCGCTCGCGATCCGGTCCCTGCTCTTCTGGTCGCTGGTCTACTGCTACTGCGGGCTCTGCGCCTCCATCCACCTGCTCAAACTTTTGTGGAGCATCGGCAAGGGCCCCGCGCAGACCTTCCGGAGGGCGGCCCGCGAACACCCTCCCGCGTGTCTGAACGACCCCTCTTTGGGCACCCACTGCTACGTGCGGATCAAG GATTCGGGGTTAAGGTTTCATTATGTTGCTGCTGGTGAGAGAGGCAAACCACTTATGCTGCTGCTTCATGGATTTCCAGAATTCTG GTATTCTTGGCGTCACCAACTGAGGGAATTTAAAAGTGAATATCGAGTTGTAGCCCTTGATCTGAGAGGCTATGGAGAAACGGATGCTCCCATTCATCGAGAGAATTATAAATTGGACTGTCTAATTACAGATATAAAGGATATTTTAGACTCTTTAG ggTATAGCAAATGTGTTCTTATTGGCCATGACTGGGGGGGAATGATTGCTTGGCTAATCGCCATCTGTTATCCCGAAATGGTGATGAAGCTTATTGTTATTAACTTCCCTCATCCAAATGTATTTACAG aatatattttacgACACCCTGCCCAGCTGTTCAAATCCAGCCATTATTACTTCTTCCAAATACCATGGTTCCCAGAATTTATGTTCTCAATAAATGATTTCAAG gCTTTGAAACATCTGTTTACCAGTCAAAGGACTGGCATTGGAAGAAAAGGATGTCGATTAACAACAGAAGATCTTGAAGCTTATATTTATGTCTTCTCCCAGCCTGGAGCATTAAGTGGCCCAATTAACCATTACCGAAATATCTTCAG tggaaaggaagaaattttacGGAGCAATCTCTACCACATCAGGTAA